One genomic region from Leifsonia sp. Root1293 encodes:
- a CDS encoding hemolysin family protein produces MIWFFIIAAFALVAFGGLMAAVDAALSSLSRADVADLADGSRAERSLRAIADDTGAHVNAVNFVRIVSETTAAVLVTLVFAFTIENVWLALLLSALIMTAISFVLVGSSPRSVGRANAKTVIRLSAPVVHLVRVVLGPVASALVALGNRVTPGRARLVTFSSEEQLLSLVDEATELDVLEEDDRELIHSIFAFGDTVIREVMIPRTDMVTIDGTADLSTAMGLFLSTGVSRIPVIDDDVDDIVGILYLRDVAKLSHERPIDAEGISVGELARPALFVPESKKADDTLRQMQTESNHLAMVVDEYGGIAGLVTLEDLIEELVGDISDEYDREVVEIEDLGDGRFRVAARLPVDELGDIFGLELDDDDVDSVGGLLAKALGRLPVPGSVASVSGLVLTADRSEGRRKRISTVIVERDQALIDVQASFAPDAAEQGVRHDRE; encoded by the coding sequence ATGATCTGGTTCTTCATCATCGCCGCGTTCGCCCTCGTGGCGTTCGGCGGACTCATGGCCGCTGTCGACGCGGCCCTCTCGTCGCTGTCGCGCGCCGATGTGGCGGACCTCGCCGACGGATCGCGGGCCGAGAGGTCGCTGCGCGCCATCGCCGATGACACGGGTGCCCACGTCAACGCCGTCAACTTCGTGCGGATCGTCTCGGAGACGACGGCCGCAGTGCTCGTGACGCTGGTGTTCGCCTTCACCATCGAGAACGTCTGGCTCGCCCTGCTGCTCTCCGCCCTCATCATGACGGCGATCTCCTTCGTGCTCGTCGGCTCGAGCCCGCGCAGCGTCGGTCGGGCCAACGCCAAGACGGTCATCCGGTTGTCGGCACCCGTCGTGCACCTCGTGCGCGTGGTGCTCGGTCCCGTCGCCAGCGCTCTTGTCGCCCTCGGCAACCGCGTCACCCCGGGACGGGCGCGGCTCGTGACCTTCTCATCGGAGGAGCAACTGCTGAGCCTGGTCGACGAGGCCACGGAGCTCGACGTGCTCGAGGAGGACGACCGCGAACTCATCCATTCGATCTTCGCGTTCGGCGACACCGTGATCCGTGAGGTGATGATTCCGCGAACCGACATGGTGACCATCGACGGCACCGCCGACCTGAGTACCGCCATGGGCCTCTTCCTCAGCACCGGCGTATCACGCATCCCGGTCATCGACGATGACGTCGACGACATCGTGGGCATCCTGTACCTGCGCGACGTCGCGAAGCTGAGCCACGAACGCCCCATCGACGCCGAGGGCATCAGCGTGGGCGAGCTCGCACGGCCCGCCCTCTTCGTGCCGGAGTCGAAGAAGGCCGACGACACCCTCCGCCAGATGCAGACCGAGTCGAACCACCTCGCCATGGTGGTCGACGAGTACGGCGGCATCGCCGGTCTCGTGACCCTCGAGGACCTCATCGAAGAACTCGTGGGAGACATCTCGGACGAGTACGACCGCGAGGTCGTCGAGATCGAGGACCTGGGCGACGGACGCTTCCGCGTCGCGGCGCGCCTGCCCGTCGACGAGCTCGGCGACATCTTCGGCCTCGAACTGGACGACGACGACGTCGACTCCGTCGGCGGCCTTCTGGCCAAGGCATTGGGGCGTCTGCCCGTTCCTGGGTCGGTCGCATCCGTCAGCGGGCTCGTCCTCACGGCCGACCGCAGTGAGGGCCGACGCAAGCGCATCAGTACAGTGATCGTTGAGCGCGATCAGGCGCTCATAGATGTCCAGGCGTCGTTCGCTCCGGATGCCGCAGAGCAAGGAGTACGCCATGACCGAGAATGA
- the ybeY gene encoding rRNA maturation RNase YbeY — translation MSIEINNESAIEVDEVALQRLAVYALDALHVHADADLAIVLVDEGAMEQLHVQWMDEPGPTDVLSFPMDELRPGTEENPAPAGLLGDIVLCPQVAQSQAETAGHGLTDELQLLTTHGILHLLGFDHAEPDEEKEMFGVQRDILVGFHLQERRG, via the coding sequence GTGAGCATCGAGATCAACAACGAGTCGGCCATCGAGGTCGACGAGGTCGCACTCCAGCGGCTCGCCGTCTATGCGCTCGACGCGCTGCACGTGCACGCCGACGCTGATCTCGCCATCGTCCTCGTCGACGAGGGTGCCATGGAGCAGCTCCACGTTCAGTGGATGGACGAGCCGGGCCCCACCGACGTGCTCAGCTTCCCGATGGACGAGCTGCGGCCGGGAACCGAGGAGAACCCGGCTCCAGCCGGCCTGCTCGGCGACATCGTGCTCTGCCCGCAGGTCGCCCAGTCGCAGGCCGAGACGGCCGGCCACGGGCTCACCGACGAACTGCAGCTGCTCACGACCCACGGCATCCTGCACCTCCTCGGCTTCGATCACGCGGAGCCGGACGAGGAGAAGGAGATGTTCGGCGTGCAGCGGGACATCCTGGTCGGCTTCCACCTGCAGGAGCGCCGCGGCTGA
- a CDS encoding PhoH family protein, whose product MVRLLGPQDRLLTTIERQYPVVNVHVRGNEISLSGPATDVEAVRRLIEELQQMVQNGQNLSPVEVTTSARILDADASSSPSDLLGQAILQTRGRSIRPKTLGQKQYVDAIDQNTIVFGIGPAGTGKTYLAMAKAVQALQRKEVNRIILTRPAVEAGERLGFLPGSLTDKIDPYLRPLYDALNEMMDPELVPKLLAAGTVEVAPLAYMRGRTLNDSFVILDEAQNTTPEQMKMFLTRLGFGSKMVVTGDITQVDLPAGSSGLRIVTRILDGIDEIHFARLTSDDVVRHTLVGRIVDAYSEFDEKKQAQRFEREQAAEFANRAERRGSAPRDHKPPRASR is encoded by the coding sequence ATGGTGCGTCTCCTCGGCCCGCAGGACCGCCTGCTGACCACCATCGAACGGCAGTATCCCGTCGTGAACGTTCACGTACGAGGCAATGAGATCTCACTGAGCGGACCGGCGACTGACGTCGAGGCTGTCCGCCGACTCATCGAGGAGCTGCAGCAGATGGTGCAGAACGGTCAGAATCTGAGCCCCGTCGAGGTCACCACGTCGGCTCGCATCCTCGACGCCGACGCGTCGTCGAGCCCGTCCGACCTGCTCGGCCAGGCGATCCTGCAGACCCGCGGAAGAAGCATCCGGCCCAAGACCCTCGGCCAGAAGCAGTACGTCGACGCGATCGACCAGAACACGATCGTGTTCGGGATCGGCCCGGCGGGAACCGGGAAGACCTACCTCGCGATGGCCAAGGCCGTGCAGGCCCTGCAGCGCAAGGAGGTCAATCGCATCATCCTGACCCGTCCCGCCGTCGAGGCCGGCGAGCGCCTGGGGTTCCTGCCCGGCAGCCTGACCGACAAGATCGATCCCTACCTGCGGCCGCTCTACGACGCGTTGAACGAGATGATGGACCCCGAGCTCGTTCCCAAGCTGCTCGCGGCCGGAACCGTCGAGGTGGCTCCACTCGCCTACATGCGCGGACGAACGCTCAACGACTCCTTCGTCATCCTCGACGAGGCCCAGAACACCACGCCCGAGCAGATGAAGATGTTCCTTACGCGTCTGGGCTTCGGCTCGAAGATGGTCGTCACCGGCGACATCACCCAGGTCGACCTGCCTGCAGGGTCGTCCGGCCTGCGCATCGTCACGCGCATCCTGGACGGCATCGACGAGATCCACTTCGCCCGCCTCACGAGTGACGACGTCGTGCGTCACACGCTCGTCGGCCGCATCGTCGACGCCTACAGCGAGTTCGACGAGAAGAAGCAGGCGCAGCGATTCGAACGCGAGCAGGCTGCCGAGTTCGCCAACCGCGCCGAGCGTCGCGGATCGGCCCCCAGAGACCACAAGCCGCCGCGCGCGAGCCGCTAG
- a CDS encoding histidine triad nucleotide-binding protein: MAEPSIFSRIIAREIPATIVFETDRVIAFNDIAPQAPVHIVVTPKTEQYRDVVELAAADPELLAELVSTAHQLADEHGNGQFRLVFNTGADAGQSVFHVHAHVLAGLGSADGLEEDTLGSE; encoded by the coding sequence ATGGCTGAACCGAGCATCTTCTCCCGCATCATCGCGCGCGAGATCCCGGCGACCATCGTGTTCGAGACCGACAGGGTGATCGCCTTCAACGACATCGCCCCGCAGGCACCCGTGCACATCGTCGTCACGCCGAAGACCGAGCAGTACCGCGATGTCGTCGAGCTCGCCGCGGCCGACCCCGAACTCCTCGCCGAGCTGGTGTCGACGGCACACCAGCTCGCCGACGAGCACGGCAACGGGCAGTTCCGGCTCGTCTTCAACACGGGAGCCGACGCCGGACAGTCGGTGTTCCACGTTCACGCTCACGTTCTGGCCGGCCTCGGCTCGGCCGATGGCCTCGAGGAGGACACGCTTGGCTCCGAGTGA
- a CDS encoding 16S rRNA (uracil(1498)-N(3))-methyltransferase, translating to MSSLYLRDDLEPDAVGDSVSITGAEARHAVTVGRTRVGETLSIGNGRGLIVTGEVVAAAPSELSISADRVQLVDAASPRLVLVQALAKGDRDELAVQAATELGVDAVIPWAASRSISRWDAAKAAKGRERWATIAREATKQSIRPWATEVRELATTKQLAALAPSVRMLLLEPTAELALTELVLAQDSGGRHPADADIVIVVGPEGGIAPSELDVLSAAGAQAVRLGASVLRTSTAGPAALAVLNARLGRW from the coding sequence GTGAGCTCGCTCTACCTGCGCGACGACCTCGAGCCGGATGCGGTCGGCGACTCCGTGAGCATCACGGGAGCCGAAGCACGCCACGCCGTCACAGTCGGGCGCACCCGGGTGGGCGAGACTCTCTCGATCGGCAACGGGAGGGGGCTCATCGTCACCGGCGAAGTCGTCGCTGCGGCCCCGAGCGAACTCTCGATCTCGGCCGACCGGGTGCAGCTCGTGGACGCGGCCTCGCCCCGCCTCGTGCTCGTACAGGCCCTCGCGAAGGGCGACCGCGACGAACTCGCCGTGCAGGCGGCGACCGAACTCGGCGTCGACGCCGTCATCCCCTGGGCCGCCAGCCGCTCGATCTCCCGCTGGGACGCCGCGAAGGCGGCGAAGGGCCGCGAGAGGTGGGCCACGATCGCCCGAGAGGCCACCAAGCAGTCGATCCGCCCGTGGGCGACCGAGGTGCGGGAGCTCGCGACGACGAAACAGCTGGCCGCCCTCGCTCCATCCGTGCGGATGCTGCTTCTCGAGCCGACGGCTGAACTCGCCCTCACCGAGCTGGTGCTGGCGCAGGACTCCGGCGGCCGGCACCCCGCAGACGCCGACATCGTGATCGTCGTCGGCCCGGAGGGCGGCATCGCCCCGAGCGAGCTGGACGTGCTGAGCGCCGCCGGCGCGCAGGCCGTGCGGCTCGGGGCATCCGTGCTGCGCACCTCGACGGCCGGTCCGGCGGCCCTCGCGGTGCTGAACGCCCGGCTGGGCCGCTGGTAG
- the dnaJ gene encoding molecular chaperone DnaJ has product MADHYEVLGVSREATNDEIKKAYRRLARELHPDVNPGADASERFKLVTHAYDVLSDPKQRQQYDLGGQGGFGGAGGGDFGGFGDIFETFFGGGGNGGRRGPRSRRERGQDALLRVEVDLDEIIFGTHREIEVDTAILCETCQGSCCQPGTHPVTCDICHGTGSIQRAVRSLLGNVMTSSPCGTCRGYGTVIASPCVTCQGQGRVRARRTVPVDIPAGVDTGVRLQMPGSGEAGPAGGPNGDLYLEMKVRHHDVFSRDGDDLLCTLEVPMTDAILGTTATVHALDGDVEVELKPGVQSAEIITVRDRGVTKLRGNGRGDLKIGVQVVTPMKLSGKERELITQFARSHKAPKPALTHFQQGLFAKLRDRFLG; this is encoded by the coding sequence GTGGCTGACCACTACGAAGTACTCGGCGTCTCGCGAGAGGCGACCAACGACGAGATCAAGAAGGCCTACCGCCGACTCGCCCGTGAACTGCACCCCGATGTGAACCCCGGAGCGGACGCCTCGGAGCGGTTCAAGCTCGTCACCCACGCCTACGACGTGTTGAGCGATCCCAAGCAGCGCCAGCAGTACGACCTCGGCGGCCAGGGCGGCTTCGGAGGAGCCGGCGGAGGCGACTTCGGTGGCTTCGGCGACATCTTCGAGACCTTCTTCGGTGGGGGCGGCAACGGAGGTCGCCGTGGACCACGATCGCGTCGCGAGCGCGGCCAGGACGCGCTGCTGCGCGTCGAGGTGGACCTCGACGAGATCATCTTCGGCACCCACCGCGAGATCGAGGTCGACACGGCGATCCTGTGCGAGACCTGCCAGGGGTCCTGCTGCCAGCCCGGAACCCACCCCGTCACCTGCGACATCTGCCACGGAACCGGCAGCATCCAGCGAGCCGTCCGTTCGCTGCTCGGCAATGTAATGACCTCGAGCCCCTGCGGCACCTGCCGCGGATACGGCACCGTCATCGCGTCGCCGTGCGTCACCTGCCAGGGCCAGGGTCGCGTGCGCGCGCGCCGCACCGTTCCCGTCGACATCCCGGCCGGCGTCGACACGGGTGTGCGTCTCCAGATGCCGGGCAGCGGAGAGGCCGGCCCTGCCGGCGGACCCAACGGCGACCTCTACCTCGAGATGAAGGTGCGCCACCACGACGTCTTCAGCCGTGACGGCGACGACCTCCTCTGCACGCTCGAGGTTCCGATGACGGATGCGATCCTCGGTACGACGGCAACGGTGCACGCCCTCGACGGCGACGTCGAGGTGGAGCTGAAGCCCGGCGTGCAGAGCGCCGAGATCATCACTGTGCGCGACAGGGGCGTCACGAAGCTTCGGGGCAACGGACGAGGCGACCTCAAGATCGGCGTGCAGGTCGTGACGCCGATGAAGCTCAGCGGCAAGGAACGTGAGTTGATCACGCAGTTCGCGCGATCGCACAAAGCTCCGAAGCCGGCACTGACCCACTTCCAGCAGGGACTGTTCGCGAAGCTGCGCGACCGCTTCCTCGGCTGA